A region of Ornithodoros turicata isolate Travis chromosome 5, ASM3712646v1, whole genome shotgun sequence DNA encodes the following proteins:
- the LOC135394166 gene encoding uncharacterized protein LOC135394166 produces MERQKPPYVQPCQEDWPEDYKVYVDKNAKYSSTVCKEICVEIHIWKACSCQPINSFIVRRPGLGVPRQTCQEELDDVDECVENVRTMVCSNGRSCPCLRMCREKHYVKKTSIVPWFRYIYNLSNGGIGSAIPVAQNNKVLAEVAVYPASGKVLQRRKSPKIKTTELVSSIGGVMGMYIGFSFLVIFNIADVVARAVIVAVQKRYRSA; encoded by the exons ATGGAGCGCCAGAAGCCGCCCTATGTCCAACCATGTCAAGAGGACTGGCCAGAGGACTACAAGGTGTACGTGGACAAAAACGCCAAGTATTCATCCACT GTATGTAAGGAGATATGCGTTGAAATCCATATTTGGAAAGCCTGCTCGTGCCAGCCTATCAACAGCTTTATCGTGAGGCGTCCTGGGCTCGGAGTTCCTCGTCAAACTTGTCAAGAAGAGTTGGATGACGTAG ACGAGTGTGTGGAGAACGTGAGAACTATGGTGTGCAGCAACGGTCGCAGCTGCCCATGCCTCAGGATGTGTCG ggAGAAGCATTACGTTAAAAAAACATCTATTGTCCCATGGTTCAGGTACATCTACAATTTGTCT AATGGAGGGATTGGAAGCGCGATACCAGTAGCACAGAATAACAA AGTACTCGCTGAGGTGGCCGTTTACCCAGCTTCTGGAAAAGTTTTGCAGCGTAGAAAATCACCCAAAATAAAG ACAACTGAATTGGTGAGCAGTATCGGAGGAGTCATGGGGATGTACATAGGCTTCTCCTTCTTGGTCATCTTCAACATTGCCGATGTCGTCGCCAGAGCTGTTATCGTCGCTGTACAAAAGCGTTACCGAAGCGCATAA